In the genome of Hippoglossus hippoglossus isolate fHipHip1 chromosome 12, fHipHip1.pri, whole genome shotgun sequence, one region contains:
- the camsap1a gene encoding calmodulin-regulated spectrin-associated protein 1a isoform X2: MDVEVSAGRDSTWRRAAAAAAAAADDDDGGGGGGGGRGGMEAQIVPLELYDSSRAKIEANLRWLFAKAYGIDNVPADQRNPFYTDQYEQEHIKPPIIRLLLSGELYCRVCGLILHAEQAASLQSHQSVVQALSRKGLYVLEADNTPVSDLDLSSAPLKMSSHIHLIDALMMAYMVEMISIEKVVSSVKRFSNFSASKELPFDMEDAMLFWINKVNIKMREITEKELKMKQHLLESSSQQKSPSKWYWKLVPVRYRRDHLSGRTLQHFPLLDDLLKDVCDGTALLAVIHFYCPELIRLEDICLKEVPSIADSMYNIELLREFSNEYLSKCFYLKPEDMLYSPPVLKNNMMVFIAELFWWFESVRPDFVQPRDLHEIRDVRLLLQPKASRSHTPISNVTKRSFLTSSNSADVLTMPQSSDLSSIPSTSSSSQCLLPLRQRQQKVLEESTSVLRNRSTSMARADGPHQGSVLAWQERRQRPLSQPVPYALHYPMEDDADSISLARSISKDSLASNIMSITPKHMLGSGPRLSHHRLSGQSLLSHIRIEDEEEEIEEEELVAVIHPYAFSRHRLGSDMEQDELEIQDATSTSRVSNPHCSPRLDSGCFTSDHQADGYYLEPLMPAIPKPAKEKSISLNKQEESGESRCRAVAARKAPTIVPKTSQRISPVAESNRSTFTPLPVAESVPTCLRPPTEGSLGNSPPGKQLSPGFFLHLSPEHHSSFSSTLEVGYDSDSDIADLEEDEEEDDQIEQTREVMKRGKGKYLQEGEVCEFGEGESAKLREDLKVSERDDKEGGSGRSSPCLSTVSWASSCSASGSASVKMTSFAERKLLKLGLRDGFSSTSSSQKTTPDGSENNPCPPWQLKTDPTSSWLGKEPGSVLGNNMMGSLPVVPSELLQLHMQLEEQRRAIEYQKKKMETLSARQRLKLGKAAFLNIVKKGGGKSETLPLPLKHSQESETAADRNKMKSLSSRDDSCLDTLKVQAKMGHQEGAHMNRVNKLSTLSQNNGADPGCPEYSRSIDLLNDAISSIQQQMMQLSLQQDLLMKHSVASPPERVESVASPTPTTTPTPSTTSTSESKSFAVHFVDIGGSNSLPVSRPPKLSSSQRSKALERKQNKENSKLASIVASNTESPECTPSPSESPCGDQGTVASMESSRLERNIQRKSTFRVHGLAAEGFGRFQEQPQSPDPPVISSTTVSASQAADPEEADNSGKEALAGDESTRVKGQLIEVDLFEFKDSLVDGNPDGTDCTAEGEQKNGLGFFFKDEEKAEDEMAKRRAAFLLRQQRKAEETRLRKLQQEADSELKRDETRRKAEEDRVRKDEEKARRELIKQEYLQRKQESLVEEQGQVKPRPRIKSRRNRPKSLHREEYNSLSKGYTTRNSLKVSMLIKAQGSAAGCRGVDLSCSHRGSTLSLATETDSVISGGAEPQRAASVCSVESFPMLSRASSRNMERDWENGSIASSIMSTEYNGPKLFKEPSSKSNKPIIINAIAHCCLAGKVNEGQKNVILEELEKCDANHLIILFRDGGCQFRAIYSYSPDTEEIVKFTGTGPRNITRKMIDKVYKYSSDRKQFTAIPTKSVSVSVDALTIHNHLWQVKRPGSARRK; this comes from the exons ATGGATGTGGAGGTGAGTGCTGGCAGGGACAGCACCTGgaggagggcagcagcagcagcagccgcagcagcagatgatgatgatggaggaggtggaggaggaggaggacgaggaggcaTGGAGGCTCAGATTGTACCACTGGAGCTCTATGACTCTTCCAGGGCCAAAATAGAAGCAAATCTCCGCTGGTTGTTTGCCAAAGCCTACGGTATCG ACAACGTCCCTGCAGACCAGCGAAACCCCTTCTACACCGACCAGTATGAGCAGGAACATATCAAGCCCCCCATCATCCGCCTGCTGCTGTCTGGAGAGCTGTACTGCCGCGTGTGTGGGCTCATCCTGCACGCTGAGCAGGCTGCCTCGCTCCAGAGCCACCAGTCTGTCGTCCAGGCCCTGTCCAGGAAAGGCCTCTATGTCCTGGAGGCTGACAACACCCCTGTTTCTGATCTGGACCTCAGCTCTGCTCCCTTAAAGATG AGTTCCCACATCCACCTCATTGACGCCCTGATGATGGCCTACATGGTGGAGATGATCAGCATAGAGAAGGTTGTGTCCAGTGTCAAGCGCTTCTCGAACTTCAGTGCCTCTAAGGAGCTCCCTTTTGATATGGAAGACGCAATGCTCTTCTGGATCAACAag GTGAACATAAAGATGAGGGAGATCACAGAGAAAGAGCTGAAGATGAAGCAACATCTGCTGGAGTCGTCGAGTCAGCAGAAG TCTCCCTCCAAATGGTACTGGAAGCTTGTACCA GTGCGATACCGCAGAGATCACCTGTCAGGTCGGACACTTCAGCACTTCCCCCTGCTGGACGACTTGTTGAAGGACGTGTGTGACGGAACAGCTCTGCTGGCTGTGATCCACTTCTATTGCCCTGAACTCATCAGACTGGAAG ATATCTGTCTGAAGGAGGTTCCCTCCATAGCAGACAGCATGTACAACATTGAGTTACTGAGGGAGTTTTCTAACGAGTACCTGAGCAAATGCTTCTACCTGAAGCCCGAAGACATGTTGTATTCTCCACCGGTCCTGAAG AATAACATGATGGTCTTTATTGCTGAGCTGTTCTGGTGGTTTGAGAGCGTGAGGCCAGACTTTGTACAGCCCAGGGACCTTCACGAAATCAGAGACG TGAGATTGTTGCTCCAGCCTAAAGCTTCTCGATCCCATACGCCCATCTCCAACGTCACAAAACGAAGTTTCCTGACGTCATCAAACTCCGCTGATGTCTTGACCATGCCCCAGAGCTCTGACCTCAG CTCTATACCAAGCACATCAAGCTCCTCTCAATGTTTACTGCCCTTGAGACAGAGACAACAGAAGGTGCTTGAGGAAAGCACTTcag tGCTGAGAAATAGGTCCACCTCTATGGCTCGTGCAGATGGGCCGCACCAGGGCTCAGTATTGGCCTGGcaagagaggaggcagag GCCTTTATCGCAGCCAGTGCCCTATGCCCTGCATTATCCCATGGAGGACGACGCCGACAGTATCAGCCTCGCTCGATCCATCAGCAAAGACAGCTTGGCCTCGAACATCATGAGTATTACCCCGAAACACATGCTGGGGTCAGGTCCTCGTCTGTCTCACCACAGACTCAGTGGTCAGAGCCTTCTGAGTCACATACGCAtagaagacgaagaggaggaaataGAAGAGGAGGAACTTGTCGCTGTGATCCACCCCTATGCATTTTCTCGACATCGGCTTGGGAGTGACATGGAACAAGATGAGCTAGAAATCCAGGATGCAACCTCCACCTCAAGGGTTTCGAACCCTCATTGCTCTCCTCGCCTTGACAGTGGTTGTTTTACTTCGGACCATCAGGCAGACGGCTACTATCTGGAGCCTCTGATGCCTGCCATCCCCAAGCCAGCCAAAGAGAAGAGCATCAGCCTGAACAAGCAGGAAGAAAGTGGGGAGAGTCGCTGTAGAGCAGTGGCTGCAAGGAAAGCGCCCACCATTGTCCCGAAAACCTCACAGAGAATATCCCCTGTGGCTGAGTCTAATAGAAGTACCTTTACACCCTTACCTGTTGCAGAGTCAGTGCCTACCTGCCTCAGGCCGCCCACTGAGGGTTCATTAGGCAATTCTCCGCCTGGAAAACAACTGTCCCCAGGCTTTTTCCTTCATTTGTCGCCGGAGCACCACAGCTCTTTCTCCAGCACACTTGAGGTGGGATACGACTCTGACTCAGACATTGCAGACcttgaggaagacgaggaggaggacgatcAGATAGAGCAAACTagagaagtgatgaagagaggaaagggaaaatATTTACAGGAGGGGGAGGTGTGTGAGTTCGGTGAGGGCGAGTCAGCCAAGCTGAGAGAAGACTTGAAGGTGAGTGAGCGGGACGATAAGGAAGGCGGCAGTGGACGCTCGAGCCCTTGCCTCAGCACCGTATCCTGGGCAAGCAGCTGCAGCGCTTCGGGCAGCGCCAGTGTCAAGATGACCAGCTTCGCAGAGAGAAAGCTCCTTAAACTTGGCCTCCGGGATGGATTTTCAAGTACCAGTAGCTCCCAGAAGACCACACCTGATGGCTCTGAGAACAACCCCTGTCCTCCATGGCAACTGAAGACTGACCCCACCTCCAGTTGGCTTGGGAAGGAGCCTGGTTCTGTGTTGGGGAATAATATGATGGGGAGCCTCCCAGTAGTGCCTTCAGAACTGCTGCAACTTCACATGCAGCTAGAAGAACAAAGACGTGCAATAGAatatcagaagaagaagatggagaccCTGTCAGCACGGCAGAGACTAAAGCTAGGGAAAGCTGCTTTCTTGAACATCGTAAAAAAGGGTGGAGGCAAGAGTGAGACACTTCCTTTGCCCCTGAAACACTCCCAGGAATCTGAAACAGCTGCTGATAGGAATAAAATGAAGTCACTGTCCAGCAGGGATGACTCCTGTCTGGATACGCTGAAGGTCCAAGCAAAGATGGGCCATCAAGAGGGAGCACACATGAACAGAGTCAACAAACTGAGCACCCTGTCTCAAAATAATGGGGCTGATCCCGGCTGCCCTGAGTATTCCCGCTCCATAGATCTTCTCAATGACGCTATTAGTTCCATTCAGCAGCAGATGATGCAGCTCTCCTTACAGCAGGACCTGCTGATGAAGCACAGTGTGGCCTCACCTCCAGAACGAGTAGAATCTGTAGCTAGCCCAACCCCCACAACGACACCAACACCATCCACCACCTCTACCTCAGAGTCCAAATCTTTTGCAGTCCACTTTGTAGATATCGGTGGCAGCAATTCTCTTCCTGTAAGCCGACCTCCCAAGCTTAGTTCCAGCCAACGCAGCAAAGCcttggagagaaaacagaataaAGAGAACAGCAAGCTGGCCTCTATAGTGGCCTCTAATACTGAGTCCCCAGAGTGCACTCCCTCTCCTAGTGAAAGTCCATGTGGAGACCAGGGGACAGTGGCTTCTATGGAGAGCTCCAGGTTAGAGAGAAACATTCAGAGAAAGAGCACCTTCAGAGTCCATGGCTTAGCTGCAGAAGGATTCGGGCGCTTCCAAGAACAACCCCAGTCACCGGACCCACCAGTCATCTCCAGTACAACTGTATCTGCCTCACAGGCGGCAGATCCAGAAGAAGCTGACAACTCAGGAAAAGAGGCTTTGGCTGGAGATGAGAGTaccagggtcaaaggtcaactgaTTGAGGTCGACCTGTTTGAGTTTAAGGATTCACTGGTGGATGGCAATCCAGATGGTACAGACTGCACAGCAGAGGGCGAGCAGAAGAATGGGCTGGGCTTCTTCTTTAAG GATGAGGAGAAGGCAGAAGATGAAATGGCAAAACGTCGTGCTGCCTTCCTCCTCAGACAGCAGCGCAAAGCTGAAGAGACCAGACTACGCAAACTACAACAAGAAGCCGACAGTGAGCTCAAACGTGATGAGACACg GCGTAAGGCGGAAGAGGACCGTGTGCGTAAGGACGAAGAGAAGGCGCGGCGAGAGCTAATTAAACAAGAATACCTGCAGAGGAAGCAGGAATCACTGGTGGAAGAGCAGGGTCAGGTCAAGCCTCGTCCGCGGATTAAGTCCCGCAGGAACAGACCGAAATCCCTCCACCGTGAAGAGTATAACAGCCTCTCCAAAGGATACACCACAC GTAATTCTCTGAAGGTGTCCATGTTGATCAAAGCCCAGGGCTCAGCAGCAGGCTGCAGGGGAG TCGATCTGAGCTGCAGTCATCGAGGATCGACGCTCTCTTTGgcgacagagacagacagtgtcATATCGGGAGGGGCAGAGCCGCAGAG GGCTGCTTCTGTTTGCTCTGTGGAGTCATTCCCGATGCTGAGCAGAGCATCCAGCAGGAACATGGAGAGGGACTGGGAGAACGGCTCCATCGCCTCTTCCATCATGTCCACAGAGTACAACG GTCCTAAACTCTTCAAGGAGCCGAGCTCTAAGTCCAACAAGCCAATCATCATCAATGCCATCGCTCACTGCTGCCTGGCTGGAAAGGTTAATGAGGGCCAGAAGAATGTTATTCTGGAG GAGCTTGAAAAGTGCGATGCCAACCACCTGATCATCCTCTTCCGTGACGGCGGGTGCCAGTTCCGCGCCATTTACTCATACTCCCCAGACACGGAGGAGATCGTCAAGTTCACGGGCACCGGGCCGCGCAACATTACCCGGAAAATGATTGACAAGGTCTATAAATACAGCTCTGACCGCAAGCAGTTCACTGCCATCCCCACCAAGAGCGTGTCGGTCAGCGTGGACGCTCTGACTATCCACAACCACCTCTGGCAGGTCAAGAGACCAGGGAGCGCACGGAGGAAGTGA
- the camsap1a gene encoding calmodulin-regulated spectrin-associated protein 1a isoform X5 — MDVEVSAGRDSTWRRAAAAAAAAADDDDGGGGGGGGRGGMEAQIVPLELYDSSRAKIEANLRWLFAKAYGIDNVPADQRNPFYTDQYEQEHIKPPIIRLLLSGELYCRVCGLILHAEQAASLQSHQSVVQALSRKGLYVLEADNTPVSDLDLSSAPLKMSSHIHLIDALMMAYMVEMISIEKVVSSVKRFSNFSASKELPFDMEDAMLFWINKVNIKMREITEKELKMKQHLLESSSQQKSPSKWYWKLVPVRYRRDHLSGRTLQHFPLLDDLLKDVCDGTALLAVIHFYCPELIRLEDICLKEVPSIADSMYNIELLREFSNEYLSKCFYLKPEDMLYSPPVLKNNMMVFIAELFWWFESVRPDFVQPRDLHEIRDVRLLLQPKASRSHTPISNVTKRSFLTSSNSADVLTMPQSSDLSSIPSTSSSSQCLLPLRQRQQKVLEESTSVLRNRSTSMARADGPHQGSVLAWQERRQRPLSQPVPYALHYPMEDDADSISLARSISKDSLASNIMSITPKHMLGSGPRLSHHRLSGQSLLSHIRIEDEEEEIEEEELVAVIHPYAFSRHRLGSDMEQDELEIQDATSTSRVSNPHCSPRLDSGCFTSDHQADGYYLEPLMPAIPKPAKEKSISLNKQEESGESRCRAVAARKAPTIVPKTSQRISPVAESNRSTFTPLPVAESVPTCLRPPTEGSLGNSPPGKQLSPGFFLHLSPEHHSSFSSTLEVGYDSDSDIADLEEDEEEDDQIEQTREVMKRGKGKYLQEGEVCEFGEGESAKLREDLKVSERDDKEGGSGRSSPCLSTVSWASSCSASGSASVKMTSFAERKLLKLGLRDGFSSTSSSQKTTPDGSENNPCPPWQLKTDPTSSWLGKEPGSVLGNNMMGSLPVVPSELLQLHMQLEEQRRAIEYQKKKMETLSARQRLKLGKAAFLNIVKKGGGKSETLPLPLKHSQESETAADRNKMKSLSSRDDSCLDTLKVQAKMGHQEGAHMNRVNKLSTLSQNNGADPGCPEYSRSIDLLNDAISSIQQQMMQLSLQQDLLMKHSVASPPERVESVASPTPTTTPTPSTTSTSESKSFAVHFVDIGGSNSLPVSRPPKLSSSQRSKALERKQNKENSKLASIVASNTESPECTPSPSESPCGDQGTVASMESSRLERNIQRKSTFRVHGLAAEGFGRFQEQPQSPDPPVISSTTVSASQAADPEEADNSGKEALAGDESTRVKGQLIEVDLFEFKDSLVDGNPDGTDCTAEGEQKNGLGFFFKDEEKAEDEMAKRRAAFLLRQQRKAEETRLRKLQQEADSELKRDETRRKAEEDRVRKDEEKARRELIKQEYLQRKQESLVEEQGQVKPRPRIKSRRNRPKSLHREEYNSLSKGYTTLDLSCSHRGSTLSLATETDSVISGGAEPQRAASVCSVESFPMLSRASSRNMERDWENGSIASSIMSTEYNGPKLFKEPSSKSNKPIIINAIAHCCLAGKVNEGQKNVILEELEKCDANHLIILFRDGGCQFRAIYSYSPDTEEIVKFTGTGPRNITRKMIDKVYKYSSDRKQFTAIPTKSVSVSVDALTIHNHLWQVKRPGSARRK, encoded by the exons ATGGATGTGGAGGTGAGTGCTGGCAGGGACAGCACCTGgaggagggcagcagcagcagcagccgcagcagcagatgatgatgatggaggaggtggaggaggaggaggacgaggaggcaTGGAGGCTCAGATTGTACCACTGGAGCTCTATGACTCTTCCAGGGCCAAAATAGAAGCAAATCTCCGCTGGTTGTTTGCCAAAGCCTACGGTATCG ACAACGTCCCTGCAGACCAGCGAAACCCCTTCTACACCGACCAGTATGAGCAGGAACATATCAAGCCCCCCATCATCCGCCTGCTGCTGTCTGGAGAGCTGTACTGCCGCGTGTGTGGGCTCATCCTGCACGCTGAGCAGGCTGCCTCGCTCCAGAGCCACCAGTCTGTCGTCCAGGCCCTGTCCAGGAAAGGCCTCTATGTCCTGGAGGCTGACAACACCCCTGTTTCTGATCTGGACCTCAGCTCTGCTCCCTTAAAGATG AGTTCCCACATCCACCTCATTGACGCCCTGATGATGGCCTACATGGTGGAGATGATCAGCATAGAGAAGGTTGTGTCCAGTGTCAAGCGCTTCTCGAACTTCAGTGCCTCTAAGGAGCTCCCTTTTGATATGGAAGACGCAATGCTCTTCTGGATCAACAag GTGAACATAAAGATGAGGGAGATCACAGAGAAAGAGCTGAAGATGAAGCAACATCTGCTGGAGTCGTCGAGTCAGCAGAAG TCTCCCTCCAAATGGTACTGGAAGCTTGTACCA GTGCGATACCGCAGAGATCACCTGTCAGGTCGGACACTTCAGCACTTCCCCCTGCTGGACGACTTGTTGAAGGACGTGTGTGACGGAACAGCTCTGCTGGCTGTGATCCACTTCTATTGCCCTGAACTCATCAGACTGGAAG ATATCTGTCTGAAGGAGGTTCCCTCCATAGCAGACAGCATGTACAACATTGAGTTACTGAGGGAGTTTTCTAACGAGTACCTGAGCAAATGCTTCTACCTGAAGCCCGAAGACATGTTGTATTCTCCACCGGTCCTGAAG AATAACATGATGGTCTTTATTGCTGAGCTGTTCTGGTGGTTTGAGAGCGTGAGGCCAGACTTTGTACAGCCCAGGGACCTTCACGAAATCAGAGACG TGAGATTGTTGCTCCAGCCTAAAGCTTCTCGATCCCATACGCCCATCTCCAACGTCACAAAACGAAGTTTCCTGACGTCATCAAACTCCGCTGATGTCTTGACCATGCCCCAGAGCTCTGACCTCAG CTCTATACCAAGCACATCAAGCTCCTCTCAATGTTTACTGCCCTTGAGACAGAGACAACAGAAGGTGCTTGAGGAAAGCACTTcag tGCTGAGAAATAGGTCCACCTCTATGGCTCGTGCAGATGGGCCGCACCAGGGCTCAGTATTGGCCTGGcaagagaggaggcagag GCCTTTATCGCAGCCAGTGCCCTATGCCCTGCATTATCCCATGGAGGACGACGCCGACAGTATCAGCCTCGCTCGATCCATCAGCAAAGACAGCTTGGCCTCGAACATCATGAGTATTACCCCGAAACACATGCTGGGGTCAGGTCCTCGTCTGTCTCACCACAGACTCAGTGGTCAGAGCCTTCTGAGTCACATACGCAtagaagacgaagaggaggaaataGAAGAGGAGGAACTTGTCGCTGTGATCCACCCCTATGCATTTTCTCGACATCGGCTTGGGAGTGACATGGAACAAGATGAGCTAGAAATCCAGGATGCAACCTCCACCTCAAGGGTTTCGAACCCTCATTGCTCTCCTCGCCTTGACAGTGGTTGTTTTACTTCGGACCATCAGGCAGACGGCTACTATCTGGAGCCTCTGATGCCTGCCATCCCCAAGCCAGCCAAAGAGAAGAGCATCAGCCTGAACAAGCAGGAAGAAAGTGGGGAGAGTCGCTGTAGAGCAGTGGCTGCAAGGAAAGCGCCCACCATTGTCCCGAAAACCTCACAGAGAATATCCCCTGTGGCTGAGTCTAATAGAAGTACCTTTACACCCTTACCTGTTGCAGAGTCAGTGCCTACCTGCCTCAGGCCGCCCACTGAGGGTTCATTAGGCAATTCTCCGCCTGGAAAACAACTGTCCCCAGGCTTTTTCCTTCATTTGTCGCCGGAGCACCACAGCTCTTTCTCCAGCACACTTGAGGTGGGATACGACTCTGACTCAGACATTGCAGACcttgaggaagacgaggaggaggacgatcAGATAGAGCAAACTagagaagtgatgaagagaggaaagggaaaatATTTACAGGAGGGGGAGGTGTGTGAGTTCGGTGAGGGCGAGTCAGCCAAGCTGAGAGAAGACTTGAAGGTGAGTGAGCGGGACGATAAGGAAGGCGGCAGTGGACGCTCGAGCCCTTGCCTCAGCACCGTATCCTGGGCAAGCAGCTGCAGCGCTTCGGGCAGCGCCAGTGTCAAGATGACCAGCTTCGCAGAGAGAAAGCTCCTTAAACTTGGCCTCCGGGATGGATTTTCAAGTACCAGTAGCTCCCAGAAGACCACACCTGATGGCTCTGAGAACAACCCCTGTCCTCCATGGCAACTGAAGACTGACCCCACCTCCAGTTGGCTTGGGAAGGAGCCTGGTTCTGTGTTGGGGAATAATATGATGGGGAGCCTCCCAGTAGTGCCTTCAGAACTGCTGCAACTTCACATGCAGCTAGAAGAACAAAGACGTGCAATAGAatatcagaagaagaagatggagaccCTGTCAGCACGGCAGAGACTAAAGCTAGGGAAAGCTGCTTTCTTGAACATCGTAAAAAAGGGTGGAGGCAAGAGTGAGACACTTCCTTTGCCCCTGAAACACTCCCAGGAATCTGAAACAGCTGCTGATAGGAATAAAATGAAGTCACTGTCCAGCAGGGATGACTCCTGTCTGGATACGCTGAAGGTCCAAGCAAAGATGGGCCATCAAGAGGGAGCACACATGAACAGAGTCAACAAACTGAGCACCCTGTCTCAAAATAATGGGGCTGATCCCGGCTGCCCTGAGTATTCCCGCTCCATAGATCTTCTCAATGACGCTATTAGTTCCATTCAGCAGCAGATGATGCAGCTCTCCTTACAGCAGGACCTGCTGATGAAGCACAGTGTGGCCTCACCTCCAGAACGAGTAGAATCTGTAGCTAGCCCAACCCCCACAACGACACCAACACCATCCACCACCTCTACCTCAGAGTCCAAATCTTTTGCAGTCCACTTTGTAGATATCGGTGGCAGCAATTCTCTTCCTGTAAGCCGACCTCCCAAGCTTAGTTCCAGCCAACGCAGCAAAGCcttggagagaaaacagaataaAGAGAACAGCAAGCTGGCCTCTATAGTGGCCTCTAATACTGAGTCCCCAGAGTGCACTCCCTCTCCTAGTGAAAGTCCATGTGGAGACCAGGGGACAGTGGCTTCTATGGAGAGCTCCAGGTTAGAGAGAAACATTCAGAGAAAGAGCACCTTCAGAGTCCATGGCTTAGCTGCAGAAGGATTCGGGCGCTTCCAAGAACAACCCCAGTCACCGGACCCACCAGTCATCTCCAGTACAACTGTATCTGCCTCACAGGCGGCAGATCCAGAAGAAGCTGACAACTCAGGAAAAGAGGCTTTGGCTGGAGATGAGAGTaccagggtcaaaggtcaactgaTTGAGGTCGACCTGTTTGAGTTTAAGGATTCACTGGTGGATGGCAATCCAGATGGTACAGACTGCACAGCAGAGGGCGAGCAGAAGAATGGGCTGGGCTTCTTCTTTAAG GATGAGGAGAAGGCAGAAGATGAAATGGCAAAACGTCGTGCTGCCTTCCTCCTCAGACAGCAGCGCAAAGCTGAAGAGACCAGACTACGCAAACTACAACAAGAAGCCGACAGTGAGCTCAAACGTGATGAGACACg GCGTAAGGCGGAAGAGGACCGTGTGCGTAAGGACGAAGAGAAGGCGCGGCGAGAGCTAATTAAACAAGAATACCTGCAGAGGAAGCAGGAATCACTGGTGGAAGAGCAGGGTCAGGTCAAGCCTCGTCCGCGGATTAAGTCCCGCAGGAACAGACCGAAATCCCTCCACCGTGAAGAGTATAACAGCCTCTCCAAAGGATACACCACAC TCGATCTGAGCTGCAGTCATCGAGGATCGACGCTCTCTTTGgcgacagagacagacagtgtcATATCGGGAGGGGCAGAGCCGCAGAG GGCTGCTTCTGTTTGCTCTGTGGAGTCATTCCCGATGCTGAGCAGAGCATCCAGCAGGAACATGGAGAGGGACTGGGAGAACGGCTCCATCGCCTCTTCCATCATGTCCACAGAGTACAACG GTCCTAAACTCTTCAAGGAGCCGAGCTCTAAGTCCAACAAGCCAATCATCATCAATGCCATCGCTCACTGCTGCCTGGCTGGAAAGGTTAATGAGGGCCAGAAGAATGTTATTCTGGAG GAGCTTGAAAAGTGCGATGCCAACCACCTGATCATCCTCTTCCGTGACGGCGGGTGCCAGTTCCGCGCCATTTACTCATACTCCCCAGACACGGAGGAGATCGTCAAGTTCACGGGCACCGGGCCGCGCAACATTACCCGGAAAATGATTGACAAGGTCTATAAATACAGCTCTGACCGCAAGCAGTTCACTGCCATCCCCACCAAGAGCGTGTCGGTCAGCGTGGACGCTCTGACTATCCACAACCACCTCTGGCAGGTCAAGAGACCAGGGAGCGCACGGAGGAAGTGA